A stretch of Fusarium poae strain DAOMC 252244 chromosome 2, whole genome shotgun sequence DNA encodes these proteins:
- a CDS encoding hypothetical protein (SECRETED:SignalP(1-21)~CAZy:AA3~CAZy:AA3_2), producing MILHPIKFALAAALAFGSTSATKDIYDYVIVGSGPGGGSLAANLAKEGHSVFLIEAGGDNSTSLLQSLPLLARTAAETPGHSWQFFVQHYDDFEAARRDPKYTYIQTNGSYYVGLDPPEGAKPAGLYYPRGSTLGGSAQVNAMNFIWSPDNEWDYIANLTGDETWGHEHMRRHLMNIENCTYVPEGTPGHGFDGYLINDLSNATIQLGEPNVANMFQQMFKQTEDIDVESTDEMRELFRRDINGADPDRYKDGSLYSTPSAIDPSTGARSGAGIYINEVIDAGHPLTVSFHSLATKVLLKQSRHGEKPKAFGVEYMVGEGLYSADGRYDPEQTGETKKVFAKHEVIVSGGAFNTPQILMLSGIGPREELEAWDIPVVVDLPAVGSNLHDNYEVPVQMQAEQDWYTPVENSPCTGTYDDEDPCFVEWRDNAAGPYASRDSGYGALWKSSQSWDEDSDLMFLSGIGLAGLTGFYPGYSRGELSSVDPAFWMHAVVKMQTSNSAGTVRLNSSDPRIRPNINFNYFSESAERDIDAIAEGIAMLRRAFDATGIPYKQLSPDPENERQGIKDTAFSHHASSTCTIGPDDGDSCVDSRFRVRGVDKLRVVDASVFPRSPGAMPNGPTWTISRKAFETLLEDNHKKDSYEKQDEKKYDEKKDSDWE from the exons ATGATTCTTCATCCTATCAAATTCGCCCTTGCGGCTGCTTTAGCTTTTGGGTCTACCTCAGCGACCAAAGACATCTACGACTATGTCATCGTGGGATCGGGCCCTGGTGGTGGTTCTCTTGC CGCCAATCTCGCAAAAGAGGGACACTCGGTCTTTCTGATTGAAGCTGGAGGTGATAATTCTACCAGCCTTCTTCAATCACTCCCATTGCT TGCTAGAACCGCAGCAGAGACTCCAGGCCACTCTTGGCAGTTCTTTGTCCAGCACTACGACGACTTTGAAGCAGCCCGCCGTGATCCCAAGTACACTTATATCCAGACCAACGGATCCTACTATGTTGGTCTTGATCCCCCAGAGGGAGCCAAGCC TGCCGGTTTGTACTACCCTCGTGGGTCTACACTCGGAGGTAGTGCTCAGGTTAATGCTATGAACTTTATCTGGTCCCCCGACAATGAATGGGATTACATTGCAAACCTCACCGGCGATGAGACTTGGGGACATGAGCATATGAGACGACATTTAATGAACATCGAGAACTGCACTTACGTACCTGAGGGTACCCCCGGACATGGCTTCGACGGTTACCTTATC AACGACCTGAGTAACGCCACTATTCAACTCGGAGAACCCAATGTCGCCAACATGTTCCAGCAAATGTTCAAGCAGACTGAAGATATCGACGTCGAATCTACTGACGAGATGAGAGAGCTCTTCCGCCGAGACATCAATGGCGCTGATCCTGACCGCTACAAGGATGGTTCTCTGTACAGCACTCCCTCAGCAATTGACCCCAGCACCGGTGCTAGAAGCGGTGCTGGTATCTACATCAACGAGGTCATCGATGCAGGACACCCCTTGACGGTCAGCTTCCACTCTCTTGCCACAAAGGTCCTCCTCAAGCAATCCCGCCACGGTGAAAAGCCCAAGGCCTTTGGTGTCGAGTACATGGTCGGTGAAGGTCTTTACTCTGCTGATGGCCGCTACGACCCTGAGCAGACTGGTGAAACAAAGAAAGTTTTTGCCAAGCACGAAGTCATTGTTTCTGGCGGTGCTTTCAACACTCCTCAGATTCTCATGCTTAGCGGCATCGGCCCACGAGAGGAACTTGAGGCTTGGGATATCCCTGTCGTGGTTGATCTTCCTGCTGTCGGTTCCAACCTTCACGATAATTACGAAGTCCCCGTTCAGATGCAGGCTGAACAGGACTGGTACACACCTGTTGAGAACTCCCCTTGCACCGGCACatacgatgatgaagacccGTGCTTCGTCGAATGGCGAGACAACGCTGCTGGACCATACGCCTCTCGCGACAGTGGCTACGGAGCTCTTTGGAAGTCCAGTCAGAGTTGGGATGAGGATTCAGACCTCATGTTCTTGAGCGGTATCGGTTTGGCTGGTCTCACTGGTTTCTATCCCGGTTACTCCAGAGGTGAACTCTCCAGCGTCGACCCCGCGTTCTGGATGCACGCCGTCGTCAAGATGCAAACCAGCAACAGTGCAGGAACTGTCCGTCTCAACTCATCAGACCCTCGTATCAGGcccaacatcaacttcaactaCTTCTCTGAGTCTGCTGAGCGCGATATTGACGCTATTGCTGAGGGTATCGCAATGCTCCGACGCGCTTTCGACGCAACTGGTATTCCCTACAAGCAGTTGAGCCCTGACCCTGAGAACGAGAGACAGGGGATCAAGGACACAGCCTTCAGTCACCACGCTTCTTCGACTTGTACTATTGGAcctgatgatggtgattctTGTGTTGATTCTAGGTTCCGTGTTCGTGGTGTTGATAAGCTGAGAGTTGTGGATGCTTCGGTTTTCCCACGAAGCCCTGGTGCTATGCCTAACGGACCTACTTGGACCATCTCTCGCAAGGCTTTTGAAACTCTTTTGGAGGATAACCATAAGAAGGACAGTTACGAGAAGCAGGACGAGAAGAAGTacgacgagaagaaggacagCGACTGGGAATGA